One part of the Lycium ferocissimum isolate CSIRO_LF1 chromosome 8, AGI_CSIRO_Lferr_CH_V1, whole genome shotgun sequence genome encodes these proteins:
- the LOC132066613 gene encoding uncharacterized protein LOC132066613, translating into MSPERKQLFLSQLRDKRAELKKRKLLHHSSNIVSSQEVDSRPPKKRALPSISHTLSLDQGHASSATNILQDERAESKKRKLLHPSSNSLEVDSRPPKKCALRIINPSLSPEEG; encoded by the exons ATGTCACCTGAAAgaaaacaattatttttgtCCCAACTGAGAGATAAAAGAGCCGAATTGAAAAAGCGTAAACTCCTTCATCATTCAAGTAATATAGTCTCCTCTCAGGAAGTTGATAGCCGACCTCCAAAAAAAAGAGCTCTTCCAAGTATCAGTCATACATTATCTCTCGACCAAG gTCATGCTTCTTCAGCTACAAATATACTACAAGATGAAAGAGCTGAATCGAAAAAGCGAAAACTTCTTCACCCTTCAAGTAACAGTCTGGAAGTTGATAGCCGGCCTCCAAAAAAATGTGCTCTTAGAATTATTAATCCCTCATTATCTCCTGAAGAAGGTTAG